The following are encoded in a window of Psychrobacter sp. P11F6 genomic DNA:
- the proB gene encoding glutamate 5-kinase: MAGDIENTTEEARFIKQTRNFDIQRVIVKIGSSLLTNNGRGLDRTAIYEWAKQIAKLHKQGVEVLLVSSGAVAEGVVRMNLEERPKKLAALQACASIGQMGLIETWWSALIQHGIQSSQLLLTHDDLSNRSRYLNTTGALTQLLEWRVLPVINENDTITIDEIKFGDNDTLGAMAAAMVNADLYIILTDQDGVFTDNPRDNPNAKMIRQERAMADYLFDIAGDGGKLGRGGMLTKIRAGRLAAMGGCPTVIVSGAIDDVITRVVSGEAVGTLLTTNDQDKIIARKQWLAAHLRMSGTLIVDAGAAKAVVEHHKSLLPVGVVEVRGDFDEGDVVEVVHQDTGERLAVGQVNFSSRDACRVARERTEQFDRILGNNEERVVMVHRDNLALTM, translated from the coding sequence ATGGCAGGTGACATAGAAAACACGACCGAAGAAGCAAGGTTTATTAAACAAACTCGCAACTTTGATATTCAGCGCGTTATTGTCAAGATTGGCTCATCGTTGTTAACCAATAACGGTCGAGGGCTGGATCGAACTGCCATATACGAGTGGGCAAAGCAGATTGCCAAGCTGCACAAGCAAGGCGTCGAAGTACTGCTAGTATCGTCAGGTGCCGTTGCTGAAGGGGTGGTACGAATGAACCTTGAGGAGCGCCCGAAGAAACTAGCAGCACTACAGGCCTGTGCTTCTATTGGTCAAATGGGTTTGATTGAAACGTGGTGGTCAGCATTAATCCAACATGGTATTCAAAGCTCGCAGCTGCTACTGACGCATGATGATTTGTCTAATCGTAGCCGTTATCTCAATACGACAGGTGCACTGACACAATTACTAGAGTGGCGCGTGCTCCCAGTTATTAATGAAAACGACACTATTACCATTGATGAAATTAAATTTGGTGATAACGATACTTTGGGCGCGATGGCAGCGGCGATGGTCAATGCCGATTTATATATCATTTTAACCGATCAAGATGGGGTGTTTACGGACAACCCACGTGACAATCCTAATGCAAAAATGATTCGCCAAGAGCGTGCGATGGCGGATTACTTATTTGATATTGCAGGGGATGGTGGCAAGCTTGGTCGCGGCGGTATGCTGACCAAAATTCGTGCTGGTCGTCTTGCAGCGATGGGTGGTTGTCCAACCGTTATCGTGAGCGGTGCTATCGATGATGTTATTACTCGTGTGGTATCAGGCGAAGCGGTTGGTACTTTATTGACCACCAATGATCAAGACAAAATCATTGCACGCAAACAATGGCTTGCCGCACATTTACGTATGTCAGGTACTCTTATAGTCGATGCAGGCGCAGCAAAAGCGGTTGTCGAGCATCACAAGAGCTTGCTACCGGTCGGCGTTGTGGAAGTACGCGGTGATTTCGACGAAGGTGACGTGGTTGAGGTGGTACACCAAGATACGGGTGAGCGTTTAGCGGTTGGACAAGTGAACTTCTCCTCTCGTGATGCTTGCCGAGTGGCTCGTGAGCGTACTGAGCAGTTTGATAGAATTCTTGGTAATAATGAAGAGCGTGTGGTCATGGTACACCGTGATAATTTAGCGCTGACCATGTAG
- the hemE gene encoding uroporphyrinogen decarboxylase: MSASDNSNSIQQEFAPLKNDRLLRALRFETIDTTPVWMMRQAGRYLPEYKATRAEAGDFMSLCKDTDRATEVTLQPLRRYDLDAAILFSDILTIPDAMGLGLYFEAGEGPKFKHPIRTQADLDRLPVLEPNDSLDYVMRAVTSIRKALNGQVPLFGFSGSPWTLATYMIEGGSSKDYRYTKGFLYSNPDFLHQLLDKLATSVIDYLDAQVVAGAQILQIFDSWGGALGHRQFIDFSHAYNKRIVAELKVRHPQIPVVLFTKGGGLWLDVQADSQADVLGLDWTMPIDRARQVLAESQRQLTKQHKKLQSSKAIQGNLDPATLYGSPATIRAEVNAMLDSAYASGEKTGYIANLGHGITQWVNPDNAKVFIDAVHDYKI, translated from the coding sequence ATGAGTGCTTCAGACAATAGTAACTCGATTCAGCAAGAGTTTGCGCCTTTAAAGAACGACAGATTGTTACGGGCATTACGCTTTGAGACGATAGACACCACGCCAGTCTGGATGATGCGTCAAGCTGGTCGTTATTTACCAGAATATAAGGCCACTCGTGCAGAAGCGGGCGACTTTATGAGCCTGTGTAAAGATACGGACCGCGCCACTGAAGTTACTTTACAGCCACTACGCCGTTATGATTTAGATGCTGCTATCTTATTTAGTGATATTTTGACCATACCTGACGCTATGGGATTGGGCTTATACTTTGAGGCGGGCGAAGGCCCTAAGTTTAAACATCCTATTCGTACGCAAGCAGACTTAGATAGATTGCCAGTACTTGAACCCAATGATTCTCTTGATTATGTCATGCGTGCGGTGACGAGCATCCGCAAAGCACTAAATGGTCAAGTGCCGTTATTTGGTTTCTCTGGTAGTCCATGGACATTGGCCACCTACATGATTGAAGGCGGCAGCTCAAAAGACTATCGTTATACTAAAGGCTTTTTGTATAGCAACCCTGATTTTTTGCATCAATTATTAGATAAATTAGCCACTTCTGTCATTGATTATCTAGATGCACAGGTGGTCGCTGGTGCTCAAATTTTACAGATTTTTGATAGTTGGGGCGGGGCGCTTGGCCATCGTCAGTTTATCGATTTTTCTCATGCTTATAATAAGCGTATTGTCGCTGAATTAAAAGTACGCCATCCGCAGATACCAGTGGTATTATTTACCAAAGGCGGTGGGTTATGGTTGGATGTGCAAGCAGATAGTCAGGCCGATGTTTTAGGGTTGGATTGGACGATGCCCATTGATCGTGCACGCCAAGTATTGGCTGAAAGTCAGCGTCAATTGACCAAACAGCATAAAAAACTACAGAGTAGTAAAGCCATTCAAGGCAACTTGGATCCAGCAACATTGTATGGTTCACCTGCGACGATTCGTGCTGAAGTAAATGCAATGCTTGATAGTGCTTATGCAAGCGGCGAAAAAACGGGTTATATAGCAAACTTAGGTCATGGTATTACACAGTGGGTCAATCCTGACAATGCCAAAGTATTTATCGATGCGGTGCACGATTATAAAATCTAA
- the argC gene encoding N-acetyl-gamma-glutamyl-phosphate reductase, which yields MISAAIVGGTGYTGIELIRLLSAHPEVSIDLLTSRSEAGTRADEIFPSLRGISDIVFSDLGDETLATLQKCDVVFFATPHGVAMKQAEALTQAGVKVIDLAADFRLQSLSDFEHWYQQSHACPELLKTAVYGLPEVNRDKLATALVVGNPGCYPTTAILGLKPIIDMQNKQAERLVESRIVIDAKSGVSGAGRQASLALNYAETTDNFKAYSVEGHRHLPEIEQGVAQLLDSQFTHRIRFLPHLVPMIRGMLSSIHLELTDAGAAIDWQQIFETCYESEAFIDVMPKGIYPDTRSVRASNRLRIAVHQDNERAELTVIVVQDNLVKGAAGQAVQNMNVMFGFDETMGLNFAPIVP from the coding sequence ATGATTTCAGCAGCGATTGTTGGTGGCACAGGTTATACGGGTATTGAGCTGATTCGCTTGTTATCTGCGCATCCTGAAGTATCTATTGATTTGCTAACCTCGCGTAGCGAAGCTGGTACACGCGCTGATGAGATATTTCCAAGCTTACGCGGTATATCAGATATTGTCTTTAGCGACTTGGGCGATGAGACGCTTGCAACGCTGCAAAAGTGTGATGTGGTCTTTTTTGCCACTCCACATGGCGTAGCGATGAAGCAAGCAGAGGCGCTAACGCAAGCTGGTGTGAAAGTCATTGATTTGGCTGCTGATTTTCGTTTGCAGTCACTGTCCGATTTTGAACACTGGTATCAGCAGTCGCATGCTTGTCCTGAGCTACTAAAGACAGCTGTTTATGGTTTACCTGAAGTGAATCGCGATAAACTTGCCACTGCTTTAGTCGTCGGTAATCCTGGTTGTTATCCGACCACTGCTATTTTGGGTTTGAAACCAATAATCGATATGCAAAATAAGCAAGCAGAGAGATTGGTGGAATCACGCATCGTTATCGATGCAAAGTCTGGTGTTTCTGGCGCTGGTCGCCAAGCTTCACTTGCGCTTAATTATGCTGAAACTACTGATAACTTTAAAGCTTATAGCGTTGAAGGACATCGTCACCTGCCCGAGATTGAGCAAGGCGTGGCGCAGTTATTAGACAGTCAGTTCACCCATCGCATTCGTTTTTTACCGCACCTTGTGCCGATGATACGTGGCATGCTGAGCTCTATTCATCTTGAGCTGACGGATGCGGGTGCTGCTATTGATTGGCAGCAGATATTTGAAACATGCTATGAATCAGAGGCGTTTATTGATGTCATGCCAAAAGGTATTTATCCAGATACCCGTAGTGTCCGCGCCAGTAACCGTTTACGTATTGCTGTACATCAAGACAATGAACGTGCGGAATTGACAGTGATTGTCGTACAAGACAATTTGGTAAAAGGGGCAGCAGGACAAGCGGTACAAAATATGAATGTCATGTTCGGATTCGATGAAACAATGGGTCTAAACTTTGCACCTATTGTTCCGTAG
- a CDS encoding ATP-dependent Clp protease adaptor ClpS, protein MIKQTLLQALPTVADWHFPTIPAHRAQDGDTDGETSPQADVLVAEPEVAKPPMYAVVMYNDNYTPMEFVVYILQSEFRHSMDSAVEVMLTIHNSSKGIAGIYPKDIAETKAKKVNSLAHREGYPLLTQIEPHQGE, encoded by the coding sequence ATGATAAAACAAACCCTATTGCAAGCGTTGCCAACTGTTGCTGATTGGCACTTTCCAACCATACCTGCTCATCGTGCACAAGATGGTGATACGGACGGCGAGACCTCACCACAAGCAGATGTATTGGTAGCAGAGCCAGAAGTGGCTAAGCCGCCTATGTATGCCGTCGTTATGTATAATGATAATTATACGCCGATGGAGTTCGTTGTTTATATTTTACAGTCTGAATTTCGTCATAGTATGGATTCGGCAGTCGAAGTTATGCTGACGATTCACAACAGTAGCAAAGGCATTGCTGGTATCTATCCTAAAGATATCGCTGAGACCAAAGCCAAAAAGGTAAACAGTCTGGCACATCGTGAAGGCTATCCATTATTGACCCAGATTGAGCCACATCAAGGCGAATAA
- a CDS encoding AAA family ATPase: MLSRHLEVSLRLAMTLARQKSHEYLTVEHLLLALLENTHAANTLTACNANVSTLRTELEAYINKHTPTVDADTEQSPQPTQSFDRILQRAIFHVQSIGGGRLVEGSDILVSMFSEHDTYAVYLLKKQGISRLELTQYLSHGQDKDEPSEPRASMTGERRSASEKTSKDPLVEFATNLNQRAAEGKTDPLIGRGPEIERAAQVLCRRRKNNPLLVGEPGVGKTSIAEGLAWLIINDKAPKPLNGCVIYSLDIGSLIAGTKYRGDFEKRMKSLLDALKKKPNAILFIDEIHMIIGAGSSMSSNMDVSNLIKPALANGELRCIGSTTFTEYRQVFEKDHALSRRFQKIDVKEPSVDDTIDILRGLKPRYEEFHNVEYTDEALVTAVQLSAKHIHERFLPDKAIDVIDEAGAYKRLGVIPDADDIDAEESFIADIEQDFDAQIDADVEGLDGDTYSDSEMQDEAETAKANDRAKSFSEPRSAKAKKKPPMKIDVADIEAIVAKLARIPPKSVSSDDKSILQHLDRDLKHLVFGQDEAIETLADAIKLSRAGLKAPDKPIGSFMFAGPTGVGKTEVSRQLANLLGVELVRFDMSEYMEAHTASRLIGAPPGYVGYDQGGLLTEKINQHPHCVLLLDEIEKAHPDVFNLLLQVMDHGTLTDNNGRVAIFKQVIVIMTTNVGADSISRSSMGFTQQDHSRDNTESLKRVFTPEFRNRLDAIIQFNPLDTSVVVSVVDKFLVELQVQLDDKQVTLEIDDEVRDYLAHKGYDRLMGARPMQRLIQDEIKKSLASMILFGDLVNGGVVHLTLEPEANDEQDGDSVKLDKYSGKTDYKSTDKGSADSRIILTVVETHEPHPDSESLAS, translated from the coding sequence ATGTTAAGTCGTCATCTTGAAGTTTCTTTGCGTTTAGCAATGACACTTGCGCGCCAAAAATCGCATGAGTACCTCACTGTTGAGCATCTATTATTGGCGTTATTAGAGAATACTCACGCTGCCAATACATTAACTGCCTGTAATGCCAATGTTTCAACGCTGCGCACCGAGTTAGAAGCTTATATAAATAAGCATACGCCAACGGTAGACGCAGACACCGAGCAGTCACCGCAGCCAACCCAAAGCTTTGATCGTATTCTGCAGCGTGCTATTTTCCATGTGCAATCTATTGGCGGTGGTCGCCTTGTTGAAGGCTCAGACATTTTAGTGTCTATGTTTTCAGAGCACGATACTTATGCCGTTTATTTGCTCAAAAAGCAGGGTATTAGTCGTCTTGAGTTGACCCAATACTTATCACATGGTCAAGATAAAGACGAGCCATCTGAGCCACGTGCTTCTATGACGGGTGAACGCCGTAGTGCCTCAGAAAAAACCAGTAAGGATCCCTTGGTTGAGTTTGCGACCAACCTAAACCAGCGTGCGGCTGAAGGTAAGACGGATCCATTAATTGGACGTGGCCCTGAAATTGAGCGCGCCGCGCAAGTATTATGCCGTCGCCGTAAAAATAACCCGTTGTTGGTTGGTGAGCCAGGCGTCGGTAAAACCTCGATTGCTGAAGGTTTGGCGTGGTTGATTATTAATGATAAAGCACCGAAACCATTGAATGGCTGCGTGATTTATAGCCTTGATATCGGCTCATTAATCGCTGGTACTAAATACCGTGGTGATTTTGAAAAACGCATGAAGTCACTGCTTGATGCGCTAAAGAAAAAGCCCAATGCAATCCTATTTATTGATGAGATTCATATGATTATTGGCGCAGGGTCGTCAATGAGTAGCAATATGGACGTATCAAACTTGATTAAGCCAGCACTTGCTAATGGTGAGCTGCGCTGTATCGGCTCAACCACCTTTACCGAATACCGTCAAGTGTTTGAAAAAGACCATGCACTGTCACGTCGCTTCCAGAAGATTGATGTCAAAGAGCCGAGTGTCGATGATACAATTGATATTTTACGCGGTCTGAAGCCTCGTTATGAGGAATTTCATAACGTCGAATATACCGATGAAGCGTTGGTCACCGCCGTTCAATTATCTGCTAAGCATATTCACGAGCGTTTCTTACCAGATAAAGCGATTGATGTGATTGACGAAGCAGGTGCCTATAAGCGTTTAGGCGTAATTCCTGATGCTGATGATATTGATGCAGAAGAAAGCTTCATTGCGGATATAGAGCAAGACTTTGATGCTCAGATTGATGCCGATGTTGAGGGTCTCGATGGCGATACGTATAGCGATAGCGAAATGCAGGATGAAGCGGAAACTGCAAAAGCCAATGATCGTGCCAAATCGTTCAGTGAACCAAGAAGTGCCAAAGCTAAGAAAAAACCACCGATGAAAATCGATGTGGCGGATATTGAGGCGATTGTTGCCAAGCTTGCACGTATTCCCCCCAAGTCAGTATCAAGTGATGATAAGAGTATTCTTCAGCACTTAGATCGTGATCTTAAGCATTTAGTGTTTGGTCAAGATGAGGCAATTGAAACCTTAGCCGACGCCATTAAGCTATCGCGTGCCGGTCTCAAAGCACCAGATAAGCCTATCGGCTCGTTTATGTTTGCCGGTCCTACTGGGGTGGGTAAAACCGAAGTTTCACGTCAATTGGCAAATTTGTTAGGCGTAGAACTGGTTCGTTTTGATATGTCGGAATATATGGAAGCCCATACTGCTTCACGTCTGATTGGTGCGCCTCCTGGCTATGTCGGTTATGATCAAGGTGGTTTGTTGACTGAAAAAATCAATCAACATCCACATTGTGTGTTATTGCTTGATGAGATTGAAAAAGCGCACCCTGATGTCTTCAACTTGTTACTGCAAGTCATGGATCATGGTACGTTGACTGATAACAATGGTCGTGTGGCTATTTTTAAGCAAGTCATTGTGATTATGACGACCAACGTTGGTGCTGATAGTATTAGCCGCTCTTCAATGGGCTTTACTCAGCAAGACCATAGCCGTGATAATACGGAGTCGCTCAAACGTGTCTTTACGCCAGAGTTCCGTAACCGTTTAGATGCCATCATCCAATTTAACCCATTAGATACCTCCGTGGTGGTATCTGTGGTTGATAAATTCTTGGTTGAGCTACAAGTTCAGCTTGATGATAAACAAGTCACCTTAGAGATTGATGACGAAGTACGCGATTACTTGGCTCACAAAGGCTATGATCGCCTAATGGGTGCACGCCCAATGCAGCGTCTGATTCAAGATGAGATCAAAAAGTCATTAGCAAGTATGATTTTGTTTGGTGATTTGGTCAATGGCGGGGTAGTACATCTTACCTTAGAGCCTGAAGCTAATGATGAGCAAGATGGTGATTCTGTTAAGCTTGATAAGTACAGTGGTAAGACGGATTATAAGTCTACAGATAAAGGATCAGCAGATAGTCGCATTATCTTGACGGTCGTTGAGACTCATGAGCCACATCCAGACTCTGAGTCACTCGCCAGCTAA
- a CDS encoding uracil-DNA glycosylase, whose translation MELFDEQMPKSPAQKQAILDNVRLPEDWKTALADELTSNNMDDLRAFLKEAYQSENSIYPPAPLIFNALNLTPLSQVKVVILGQDPYHGPGQAMGLSFSVPKAIPKPPSLNNLLKEMASDVGIAPSKHGDLTYWAQQGVLLLNSSLTVRESEPNSHQNKGWEQFTDAVIDVVNEQTEHTVFILWGSKAQKKGKYINTDKHLILTAVHPSPLAANRGGFFGSKPFSKTNDYLVQYGQTPIDWQLPQ comes from the coding sequence ATGGAATTATTCGATGAACAAATGCCAAAATCGCCAGCGCAAAAACAAGCAATTTTAGACAATGTACGCTTGCCAGAAGATTGGAAAACGGCATTAGCAGACGAGTTAACTTCTAACAATATGGACGACTTGCGTGCGTTTTTAAAAGAAGCCTATCAATCAGAAAACAGTATCTATCCGCCAGCACCCTTAATATTTAACGCGTTAAACCTGACCCCTTTATCACAAGTTAAAGTCGTGATACTAGGTCAAGATCCTTATCATGGACCAGGTCAGGCAATGGGCTTATCGTTTTCGGTGCCCAAAGCCATTCCAAAGCCACCCTCACTTAATAATTTGTTAAAAGAGATGGCGAGTGACGTTGGTATCGCACCTTCAAAACATGGCGACCTGACTTACTGGGCGCAGCAAGGAGTTTTGCTATTAAATAGCTCTCTGACCGTGCGAGAAAGTGAGCCAAATAGTCATCAAAATAAAGGCTGGGAGCAGTTTACCGATGCGGTGATTGATGTGGTTAATGAACAAACAGAACATACCGTATTTATATTGTGGGGCAGTAAAGCACAGAAAAAAGGCAAATATATCAATACTGATAAGCATCTTATTCTGACAGCTGTACATCCATCACCACTTGCTGCCAATCGTGGTGGATTCTTTGGTTCCAAGCCGTTTTCTAAGACCAATGATTATCTGGTACAGTATGGGCAAACGCCTATCGATTGGCAATTACCGCAATAG
- the tadA gene encoding tRNA adenosine(34) deaminase TadA, which translates to MKHRQNISLKPHPTANSQLVIEDMQASTFWSLQDMSWMNIALKLARQGAERGEVPVGAILVHNQQIIGQGFNEPIGRHDATAHAEIVALREACARLKNYRLPLQTTLYVTLEPCTMCIGALIHARVDRLVYAASEPRAGMVGSQMNLPMQPFYNHAIEVHNGLCREHSSQMLKTFFRERRKAAKKKDNISN; encoded by the coding sequence ATGAAACATAGACAAAATATAAGCTTGAAGCCACATCCAACTGCAAATAGTCAGTTAGTTATTGAAGATATGCAAGCCAGCACATTTTGGTCACTTCAAGATATGAGCTGGATGAACATAGCTCTTAAACTTGCTAGGCAAGGTGCTGAGCGTGGAGAAGTGCCGGTAGGAGCGATACTGGTACATAATCAGCAGATTATTGGTCAAGGATTTAATGAACCAATTGGTCGTCACGATGCGACTGCTCATGCAGAGATTGTCGCATTAAGAGAAGCGTGTGCGCGCTTAAAAAACTATCGCTTACCATTACAGACAACGTTATACGTTACCTTAGAGCCTTGTACGATGTGTATCGGAGCGCTCATTCATGCGCGGGTCGATAGATTGGTCTATGCAGCGAGTGAGCCAAGAGCAGGCATGGTTGGCAGTCAGATGAACTTACCTATGCAGCCTTTTTATAATCATGCTATCGAAGTACATAATGGCTTATGTCGTGAGCATAGCAGCCAGATGCTTAAGACCTTTTTCCGTGAACGACGAAAAGCGGCAAAAAAGAAAGACAATATAAGCAATTAA
- the cmk gene encoding (d)CMP kinase: MTVSTADNAILDNFSAGSNDNQAPVLRYPVICIDGPSGAGKGTVTWRLAQALNYQLLDSGALYRIVGLKAFEAGLVAADGSQAIDELAVLALTQRLEIAFVPNNASGRVDVLVNGEAVGEQVRNETVGGYASQVAVFPKVRQALLKLQQDMATRSGLVADGRDMGTVVFPDADVKVYLTASAEARAERRVTQLINAGQTADFEMILATIKARDDRDENRSTAPSKPAEDALLLDSSNLDADAVYAQVKRHCQDKGIFFNS, encoded by the coding sequence ATGACCGTTTCTACAGCTGATAACGCTATACTTGATAACTTTAGTGCTGGCAGTAATGATAACCAAGCGCCAGTGTTGCGCTATCCAGTTATCTGCATTGATGGACCAAGTGGGGCAGGTAAAGGTACGGTGACGTGGCGTTTGGCCCAAGCATTGAATTATCAACTGCTAGATTCAGGTGCTCTGTATCGTATCGTTGGACTCAAAGCATTTGAAGCGGGATTAGTTGCGGCAGACGGAAGCCAAGCCATTGACGAGTTGGCTGTATTAGCACTAACGCAGCGCCTAGAGATTGCTTTTGTACCTAACAATGCATCAGGACGTGTTGATGTTTTAGTGAATGGTGAGGCGGTTGGTGAGCAAGTTCGTAATGAAACCGTGGGCGGCTATGCATCACAAGTAGCAGTATTTCCAAAAGTTCGTCAAGCATTACTAAAGTTGCAACAAGATATGGCAACTCGTTCTGGATTGGTCGCTGATGGTCGCGATATGGGGACGGTTGTGTTCCCAGATGCGGATGTAAAAGTGTATTTGACTGCCAGTGCTGAAGCGCGTGCCGAGCGCCGCGTAACACAGTTAATAAATGCTGGTCAGACGGCAGATTTTGAAATGATTCTAGCGACAATTAAAGCTCGTGATGATCGTGATGAGAATCGGTCGACTGCACCATCAAAGCCTGCAGAAGATGCTCTACTACTAGATAGCTCTAACTTAGATGCTGATGCAGTTTATGCACAAGTGAAAAGACATTGTCAGGATAAAGGTATTTTCTTTAATAGTTAA
- the rpsA gene encoding 30S ribosomal protein S1 — translation MESFAELFEASIEETGLDIERGSVITGTVVAIDNDWITVDTGLKSEGIVAREEFLSEEGELEVEVGDSVDVVVEAVDNGMGQTLLSREKAKRVETWNFLEKIADNDEIVKGIISSKVKGGFTVDIGSVRAFLPGSLVDVRPIRDTTHLEGKELEFKVIKLDQKRNNVVVSRRAVMEAENSAEREELLNKLEEGIEIEGIVKNLTDYGAFVDLGGIDGLLHITDMAWRRIKHPSEVVEVGQDLKVKVLKFDRERNRVSLGLKQLGTDPWDNVGGTYPVGSVVKARVTNLTDYGCFAEISEGIEGLVHVSEMDHTNKNIHPSKVVQVGDEVEVMILDIDEERRRISLGIKQTLANPWDEFDKKHERGDKITGTIKSITDFGIFIGLDGGIDGLVHLSDISWNETGEDAIRNYNKGDTVEAMVLSVDAEANRISLGVKQLSSDPFNEYLVNNDRGAIVNGKVKEVDAKGATIELADEVEAYLRASEIQRDRVEDATKHLSVGDDVEAKIISVDRKTRNINLSIKAKDEAEERQAIKELSSTSTTSTTASSDAQPKTIGDLIKEQMQ, via the coding sequence ATGGAATCATTTGCTGAACTATTTGAAGCGAGCATCGAAGAAACAGGTCTGGATATCGAGCGTGGCTCGGTTATCACTGGTACTGTTGTGGCCATTGATAACGACTGGATCACTGTTGATACTGGTCTGAAATCTGAAGGTATCGTCGCTCGTGAAGAGTTTTTAAGCGAAGAAGGCGAACTTGAAGTTGAAGTTGGCGATAGCGTTGATGTCGTGGTTGAAGCGGTTGATAACGGCATGGGTCAAACCTTGCTTTCACGTGAAAAAGCTAAGCGTGTTGAAACTTGGAACTTCCTTGAAAAAATCGCTGATAATGATGAAATCGTAAAAGGTATCATCTCAAGCAAAGTTAAAGGTGGCTTTACCGTTGATATCGGTTCAGTACGCGCGTTCCTACCAGGTTCATTGGTAGATGTACGTCCTATCCGTGACACCACGCATCTTGAAGGCAAAGAGCTAGAATTCAAAGTTATCAAACTTGATCAAAAACGCAACAACGTTGTTGTTAGCCGTCGTGCAGTTATGGAAGCTGAAAATTCAGCTGAGCGCGAAGAGCTATTGAACAAGCTTGAAGAAGGCATCGAGATCGAAGGTATCGTTAAGAACCTTACTGATTACGGCGCATTCGTTGATCTAGGTGGTATCGATGGTCTATTGCACATCACTGACATGGCATGGCGCCGTATCAAGCATCCATCTGAAGTTGTTGAAGTTGGTCAAGACCTAAAAGTTAAAGTATTGAAGTTTGACCGTGAGCGCAATCGCGTTAGCCTAGGTCTAAAACAACTTGGTACTGATCCTTGGGATAACGTTGGCGGCACATACCCAGTAGGTAGTGTGGTTAAAGCACGCGTAACCAACTTAACTGATTATGGTTGTTTCGCTGAGATTTCTGAAGGTATTGAAGGTCTAGTACACGTGTCAGAAATGGATCATACCAACAAAAACATCCACCCATCAAAAGTTGTTCAAGTGGGCGATGAAGTTGAAGTAATGATTCTTGATATCGATGAAGAGCGTCGTCGTATCAGCTTAGGTATCAAACAAACTCTTGCTAACCCATGGGATGAGTTTGATAAGAAACATGAGCGCGGTGATAAAATCACTGGTACGATCAAATCAATCACTGACTTCGGTATCTTTATCGGTCTAGACGGTGGTATTGATGGTCTTGTTCATCTATCTGATATCTCTTGGAACGAAACTGGCGAAGACGCTATCCGTAACTACAATAAAGGCGACACCGTTGAAGCAATGGTATTGTCAGTAGATGCAGAAGCAAACCGTATCAGCCTAGGCGTGAAGCAGTTAAGCTCTGATCCATTCAACGAATACCTAGTCAACAATGACCGCGGTGCTATCGTTAATGGTAAAGTAAAAGAAGTAGATGCTAAAGGCGCTACTATCGAGCTTGCTGACGAAGTTGAAGCGTATCTACGTGCCTCTGAAATTCAACGTGACCGTGTTGAAGATGCGACTAAGCATTTGAGCGTTGGTGATGACGTTGAAGCGAAAATCATCAGTGTTGATCGTAAAACTCGCAACATCAACTTGTCTATCAAAGCGAAAGACGAAGCTGAAGAGCGTCAAGCGATTAAAGAGCTAAGCAGCACTAGCACGACTAGTACTACTGCCAGTTCTGATGCACAGCCAAAAACAATTGGTGACTTGATCAAAGAGCAAATGCAGTAA
- a CDS encoding integration host factor subunit beta — protein sequence MQQAINKSEFISNLSANCDNMTDTVVDDAVREILNLMTDTLANDGRVEVRGFGSFCLHHRRARMGRNPKTGESVPVPAKAIPHFKPGKALREAVNDTVANS from the coding sequence ATGCAGCAAGCGATTAACAAGTCCGAATTTATTAGTAATTTAAGTGCGAACTGTGACAATATGACTGATACTGTAGTCGATGATGCAGTACGTGAAATATTAAACTTGATGACCGATACGTTAGCCAATGATGGACGCGTAGAAGTTCGTGGTTTTGGCAGTTTTTGTCTGCACCATCGTCGTGCCCGTATGGGTCGAAATCCTAAAACAGGAGAAAGCGTACCTGTACCTGCCAAAGCGATACCGCACTTTAAACCAGGTAAAGCATTACGTGAAGCAGTCAATGATACAGTAGCAAATAGCTAA